The Cellulophaga lytica DSM 7489 nucleotide sequence TGTTATCTGTAGCACCTACACAAATAAGATCATCAATATTCATTATTAAAGCATCTTGCGCTATGCCTTTCCAAACAGAAATATCTCCTGTTTCTTTCCAATACATATATGCTAACGAAGATTTAGTACCTGCACCATCTGCATGCATTACCAAACAATAGTCATTATCACCAGTTAAATAATCTGGAACAATTTTACAAAAAGCTTTAGGAAAAAGCCCTTTATCTATGTTTTTAATGGCATTATGCACATCTTCTTTAGATGCAGAAACTCCTCTTTGGTTATACCTTTCGCTATTAGATGAACTCATACTTTTTTACTTTGAGGCAAAAATAATGTAATCCATAAAATTAGCAGCAATAAACTTTGGTAGATATCAACAATAATAGTTTATAACCTAAAAAAGTTAAACAACCACTTGCTTATTAGCCGCTTTTAAATTCTTTTTGGCTGTTCTGTTTTTTAAAATACCATTTGCTATAACAGTAATTAAAATGATAAATGCTCCTAAATAAAACATAGGGTCCATTTTTTCACTATCTCCAAAAATTATAAATGCCAATAGAATACCATAAACAGGCTCTAAGTTTGTAGTTAGCATTACGGTATACGGACTTAAAAATTTCATTATTTTAACCGATGCAATAAAGGCATATGCAGTACAAAATGAAGCTAGTATTAAAATGTAAATCCAATCTGACACTGATAGTTGAAAATTTACTTGACTAAAATTTCCTTGAAAAAGCATATAAATTGATAAAAACACTACACCAGCACCAAGCTCATAAAAAGAAATAATTGAAGGCTTGTGTTCTTTAATAAGCTTACCATTCATTAAAGAAAAAACTGTTGCTAAAAATGCTGAAATTAATGCTAGTACAATACCTTCTTTGTATGATGCATCAATATTAAATATTAGTCCTAAACCGCCAATAACTATAAGTCCAAAAATAATCTCGTACCAAATAACTTTTCGTTTGTACCAAATTGGTTCTAGTATAGCAGCAAAAAAAGCTCCAGATGATATGGTTGCTAAGGTTACAGAGACATTAGACACTTTTATAGAAGAAAAAAAAGTTACCCAATGCAAAGCTATAATTACACCTGTACCAAGCAATAACAATAATGTTTTGCGGTTAACTTGTAATTTGTTTTTACGCACTACTATAAACAGCAATACAAAAAGAGCTGCAAATAACATACGATACCACACTAACGGTAACGCGTCTATAGTTATTAATTTACCCAACACAGCAGTAAAGCCCCAAACAAAAACTATAAAATGTAAATGCAGGTAATTTTTAAATTTATCGCTTAGCATTTTTTAACAAGTATAAGCCAATGATTGCAAATATTGCGTTAGGAATAATAATTGCTATTAAGGGTGATAAACCAGCCTTTTCTGCAAGAATAGCAAAAACTCTATCAAAAAATATGTACACAAAGGCAATTACAATTCCAAATGCTAAATTAAGCCCCATGCCTCCTCTACGTTTTATTGAAGAAACAGATACTGCAATTAGTGTTAATATAAAAGCACTAACTGGCAAAGCCCAACGCTTGTATTTAGCCATTACATACGTATTTATGTTAGATGCTCCTTTTTTACGCTGGTCTTCAATAAACTTATTTAGCTCAAAAATATTTTTAGTTTCTGCTACATAACTAACAGGAGTTAAATCATCTATTTTAAAATCAAAAATAGTGTCCAACCTACTCTTTTTTTCAATTACCTCTACATTCCCTTTAACGGTTCTAGAAGTAAAACCTGTTAACCTATATATGGTATCTTTAGGTATCCACCTTATACTAGATGCAGTAAGTTTGTATGCTAATTTATCATCATTATCAAAATGTTCTAAAACAAAATTACTACCCAGCTGCCTGTTAGGGTCAAAACTACTGATATATAAAAACTCGTTTTCGTTTAATTGATTATATATGTTAGTGGTCTCCTGAAACTTTTTACCTTTTTTAAGGTATTTAAATATAAACTCATGATAGTCTAAACTGGCTTTGGGGACAATAAACATTGCCATTACAAACATTAGTATTGCAATAATGGTAGCACCCATAAAATAAGGTCTTAAAAACCTACCAAAAGAAACACCAGAGCTTAATATTGCAACAATTTCTGTATTTGAGGCGAGTTTAGATGTAAAAAAGATGATAGATAAAAACAAAAATATAGGAAATAACAAACTACCTATATAGATAATAAAGTTCATATAATACTCTAAAATCTCTAAGGTTGGAGCCTCATTACGTACCATTTTAGCTATTTTTTCTGCCAAATCTAGCATTACACCAATTGGCACAAATAACAATAGCATTACCGCAAAGGTAAGCAGGTAGCGTTTTAATATGTATTTATCTAATATACTCAACTATTACAATCTTTTATCCATTTGTTTTACCATCATATTTTTCCATTCGGTAAAATCTCCGGCAATAATATGCTTTCTAGCTTCACGAGTCAACCATAAATAAAAACCTAAGTTATGTATGGTAGCAATTTGTTTACCTAAATATTCATTAGCAGCAAACAAATGACGTAAGTATGCTTTAGAATATTCAGTATCTACAAATGTAATTCCCATTTCATCAATAGGAGAAAAATCTGCTTCCCACTTCTTATTTTTAATATTAATAGTACCGTGTGCTGTAAATAACATACCATTACGTGCATTACGTGTTGGCATAACACAGTCAAACATATCTACACCTAAAGCAATATTTTCTAAAATATTAATTGGTGTACCAACACCCATTAAATATCTTGGCTTTTCTTCTGGTAAAATATCGCAAACAACCTCGGTCATTGCGTACATTTCTTCAGCCGGCTCACCTACAGACAAACCACCAATAGCATTTCCTTCTGCACCTGCGTTTGCAATATATTCAGCAGATTGTTTACGTAAATCTTTATATGTAGAACCTTGTACAATAGGAAAAAAAGTTTGTTCGTATCCGTATTTAAAAGGTAGTTTTTCTAAGTGGCTCATACAACGGTCTAACCAACGGTGCGTCATATGCATAGAGCGCTTTGCATAATTATAATCACAAGGGTAAGGTGTACACTCATCAAAAGCCATAATAATATCTGCACCAATGGTACGCTGAATTTCCATTACGTTTTCTGGAGTAAAAAAGTGGTAAGATCCATCTATATGAGATTTAAACTTTACACCTTCTTCCTTTATTTTTCTATTAGCAGATAAAGAATATACTTGGTAACCACCACTATCTGTTAAAATATTACGATCCCAGCCCATAAACTTATGCAAACCACCAGCTGCTTCAAGTATATCTAATTTAGGACGTAAATACAAATGGTATGTATTTCCTAAAATAATATCTGGATTTATTTCTTCTTTTAATTCTCTCTGATGAACCCCTTTTACAGACGCAACTGTACCTACAGGCATAAAAATAGGTGTTTCTATAACACCATGATCTGTTACCATTGTAGCAGCACGTGCCTTACTCTGTGGGTCTTTTTTTTCTAATGTAAATTTCAAAAACTATAGTATTTATGACCGCAAATATAATCAACTCATCTACAAAAAATTGCTAACAAAAAAATAAAGTTAGGTATTAATTGTAAAGTAGTTAATAAATTATAACAACTAGCCTTGTACACGCAAAAGATAGGACTTATTTTTACACGCGAATTAACACAACATATAAAATGCCAAGACTGGAAGAATTACAAGATTTGACCACGCAAGTGAGAAGGGATATTTTAAGAATGGTGCACAAAGTAAACTCTGGCCACCCAGGTGGTTCTTTGGGTTGTGCAGAATTTTTTGTTGCCCTGTACAATGAATTAATGGAACTAAACGAAGGATTTGACATGGATGGTAAGGGTGAAGACCTTTTCTTTTTATCTAACGGTCATATTTCTCCTGTTTATTATAGTGTATTAGCACGTAGCGGATACTTTCCAGTAGACGAGCTTAATACTTTTAGACTAATTAATTCTAGACTACAAGGACACCCAACTACACATGAAGGTTTACCTGGTGTGCGTATTGCATCTGGGTCATTAGGACAAGGAATGTCTGTAGCTATTGGTGCAGCACTTGCAAAAAAGCTAAACAAAGACAGCAACATTGTGTATAGTTTACACGGTGATGGTGAGTTACAAGAAGGTCAAAATTGGGAAGCTATGATGTATGCTTCTGCCAATAAGGTTGATAATTTAATTTCTACTATAGATTTAAATGGTCAGCAAATTGACGGTTCTACTGACACTGTATTAAATATGGGTAGTGTAAGAGCTAAATTTGAAGCTTTTGGATGGGATGTTTTAGATGTTAAAGAAGGAAACAACCTTGAAGCAGTAATAGCTGGTCTTAAAAAAGCTAAATCTATGACAGGTAACGGAAAACCAATTTGTGTTTTATTACATACAGTTATGGGTAATGGTGTAGATTTTATGATGCACACACACGCATGGCATGGTAAAGCTCCTAGTGATGAACAACTAGAGACAGCACTAGCACAAAACCCTGAAACTTTAGGAGACTACTAATAAAAATTAAATCTACCTTCTCTTATACAAAAGAGAAAAATCATAAAGGATATGAAAAAATACACAGATCAAGGAAAAAACGATACTAGAAGTGGTTTTGGTGCAGGTTTAGCAGAATTAGGAAGATTAAATCCTAACGTTGTTGCATTATGTGCAGATTTAATTGGTTCTCTTAAAAT carries:
- a CDS encoding transketolase, with product MPRLEELQDLTTQVRRDILRMVHKVNSGHPGGSLGCAEFFVALYNELMELNEGFDMDGKGEDLFFLSNGHISPVYYSVLARSGYFPVDELNTFRLINSRLQGHPTTHEGLPGVRIASGSLGQGMSVAIGAALAKKLNKDSNIVYSLHGDGELQEGQNWEAMMYASANKVDNLISTIDLNGQQIDGSTDTVLNMGSVRAKFEAFGWDVLDVKEGNNLEAVIAGLKKAKSMTGNGKPICVLLHTVMGNGVDFMMHTHAWHGKAPSDEQLETALAQNPETLGDY
- the tgt gene encoding tRNA guanosine(34) transglycosylase Tgt; this encodes MKFTLEKKDPQSKARAATMVTDHGVIETPIFMPVGTVASVKGVHQRELKEEINPDIILGNTYHLYLRPKLDILEAAGGLHKFMGWDRNILTDSGGYQVYSLSANRKIKEEGVKFKSHIDGSYHFFTPENVMEIQRTIGADIIMAFDECTPYPCDYNYAKRSMHMTHRWLDRCMSHLEKLPFKYGYEQTFFPIVQGSTYKDLRKQSAEYIANAGAEGNAIGGLSVGEPAEEMYAMTEVVCDILPEEKPRYLMGVGTPINILENIALGVDMFDCVMPTRNARNGMLFTAHGTINIKNKKWEADFSPIDEMGITFVDTEYSKAYLRHLFAANEYLGKQIATIHNLGFYLWLTREARKHIIAGDFTEWKNMMVKQMDKRL
- a CDS encoding DMT family transporter, translated to MLSDKFKNYLHLHFIVFVWGFTAVLGKLITIDALPLVWYRMLFAALFVLLFIVVRKNKLQVNRKTLLLLLGTGVIIALHWVTFFSSIKVSNVSVTLATISSGAFFAAILEPIWYKRKVIWYEIIFGLIVIGGLGLIFNIDASYKEGIVLALISAFLATVFSLMNGKLIKEHKPSIISFYELGAGVVFLSIYMLFQGNFSQVNFQLSVSDWIYILILASFCTAYAFIASVKIMKFLSPYTVMLTTNLEPVYGILLAFIIFGDSEKMDPMFYLGAFIILITVIANGILKNRTAKKNLKAANKQVVV
- a CDS encoding LptF/LptG family permease is translated as MSILDKYILKRYLLTFAVMLLLFVPIGVMLDLAEKIAKMVRNEAPTLEILEYYMNFIIYIGSLLFPIFLFLSIIFFTSKLASNTEIVAILSSGVSFGRFLRPYFMGATIIAILMFVMAMFIVPKASLDYHEFIFKYLKKGKKFQETTNIYNQLNENEFLYISSFDPNRQLGSNFVLEHFDNDDKLAYKLTASSIRWIPKDTIYRLTGFTSRTVKGNVEVIEKKSRLDTIFDFKIDDLTPVSYVAETKNIFELNKFIEDQRKKGASNINTYVMAKYKRWALPVSAFILTLIAVSVSSIKRRGGMGLNLAFGIVIAFVYIFFDRVFAILAEKAGLSPLIAIIIPNAIFAIIGLYLLKNAKR